A stretch of Megalobrama amblycephala isolate DHTTF-2021 linkage group LG14, ASM1881202v1, whole genome shotgun sequence DNA encodes these proteins:
- the LOC125244933 gene encoding heavy metal-binding protein HIP-like isoform X1 produces MKALVCILLLLETFVFVVQQQVDGGLNENEISQQISSEDRRQNPPQTDTLRAEAATDSQQSCHLCFPEIHAVLRELTATVTEQKGNIRELTATVTELRDEMNKKNEEISNLTLGQVELKKENRDREIAFSAGLMQSGSGYIGPFTTEITLTYKKVFTNIGNAYNPVTGIFTAPLKGAYMFRVSVYGHGGTAATVSIIKNGEHVVMAHEDQAQNALAASNGVVLILEVGDVVYVRLRSGTRIADSENNHNTFSGFLLFPLREQELCRM; encoded by the exons ATGAAGGCTTTAGTAtgtatactgctgctgttggaaacctttgtgtttgtcgtccagcagcaggtagatggaggactcaatgagaatgagatcagtcaacagatcAGCTCTGAGGACAGAAGACAGAATCCACCTCAAACAGACACTTTGAGAGCTGAAGCTGCAACTGACAGCCAACAATCCTGCCATCTGTGCTTCCCTGAAATCCATGCAGTActgagagaactgaccgccaccgttacagagcagaaaggaaacatcagagaactgaccgccaccgttacagaacTGAGGGATGAGatgaacaagaaaaatgaag aaatttcAAATCTTACTCTGGGTCAAGTGGAGTTGAAAAAGGAAAATAGAG acagagaaatagcTTTTTCAGCTGGACTGATGCAATCTGGCAGTGGATATATTGGTCCTTTTACCACTGAAATCACACTAACCTACAAGAAAGTCTTCACAAACATTGGGAACGCCTACAACCCAGTTACAG GTATTTTCACAgccccactgaaaggagcgtaCATGTTCAGAGTCTCTGTATATGGTCATGGTGGAACTGCAGCAACTGTATCCATTATTAAGAATGGAGAGCATGTGGTTATGGCGCATGAGGATCAGGCTCAGAATGCGTTAGCCGCCTCGAATGGAGttgtgttgatcctggaggttgGAGATGTTGTCTATGTGAGACTTCGGTCTGGCACGAGGATAGCAGATAGCGAGAATAACCACAACACTTTCAGTGGTTTCCTGCTGTTTCCCTTAAGAGAACAAGAGCTTTGTAGAATGTGA
- the LOC125244933 gene encoding uncharacterized protein LOC125244933 isoform X2, producing the protein MKALVCILLLLETFVFVVQQQVDGGLNENEISQQISSEDRRQNPPQTDTLRAEAATDSQQSCHLCFPEIHAVLRELTATVTEQKGNIRELTATVTELRDEMNKKNEEISNLTLGQVELKKENRGIFTAPLKGAYMFRVSVYGHGGTAATVSIIKNGEHVVMAHEDQAQNALAASNGVVLILEVGDVVYVRLRSGTRIADSENNHNTFSGFLLFPLREQELCRM; encoded by the exons ATGAAGGCTTTAGTAtgtatactgctgctgttggaaacctttgtgtttgtcgtccagcagcaggtagatggaggactcaatgagaatgagatcagtcaacagatcAGCTCTGAGGACAGAAGACAGAATCCACCTCAAACAGACACTTTGAGAGCTGAAGCTGCAACTGACAGCCAACAATCCTGCCATCTGTGCTTCCCTGAAATCCATGCAGTActgagagaactgaccgccaccgttacagagcagaaaggaaacatcagagaactgaccgccaccgttacagaacTGAGGGATGAGatgaacaagaaaaatgaag aaatttcAAATCTTACTCTGGGTCAAGTGGAGTTGAAAAAGGAAAATAGAG GTATTTTCACAgccccactgaaaggagcgtaCATGTTCAGAGTCTCTGTATATGGTCATGGTGGAACTGCAGCAACTGTATCCATTATTAAGAATGGAGAGCATGTGGTTATGGCGCATGAGGATCAGGCTCAGAATGCGTTAGCCGCCTCGAATGGAGttgtgttgatcctggaggttgGAGATGTTGTCTATGTGAGACTTCGGTCTGGCACGAGGATAGCAGATAGCGAGAATAACCACAACACTTTCAGTGGTTTCCTGCTGTTTCCCTTAAGAGAACAAGAGCTTTGTAGAATGTGA